The Kordia sp. SMS9 genome window below encodes:
- a CDS encoding aspartate aminotransferase family protein, producing MKEDFFTYQAQTTPHPLAMEISHADGSYIYDTNQKAYLDFVAGVSACSLGHKHPRVIKAIKDQLDQYLHVMVYGEYVQKSAVELTKLLASHLPNPLEKTYLTNSGTEAIEGAMKLAKRFTGRSELIAAKHAYHGNTQGAMSVMGFEERKSAFRPLLPDVHFIEFNNEADLEKITTKTAGIILETIQGGAGFITPKNNYLAKVKKRCEEVGALLILDEIQPGFGRTGRLFGFQNYNVVPDIVVMGKGMGGGMPVGAFTASAEMMDSLYDQPKLGHITTFGGHPVIAAACLATLQEITESDLMEQTLTKEKLFRELLQHKYIEEIRGKGLMLSLIMKNGDIANQVVLASLEEGLILFWLLFEPKAVRITPPLTISEAEIRKGCDIIMKVLRKITD from the coding sequence ATGAAAGAAGATTTTTTCACATACCAAGCACAAACGACACCACATCCGCTAGCGATGGAAATATCGCATGCAGACGGAAGTTATATTTATGATACGAATCAAAAAGCATATTTAGACTTCGTAGCAGGCGTTTCAGCGTGTAGTTTGGGACATAAACATCCACGCGTTATCAAGGCGATCAAAGATCAGCTAGATCAATACTTACACGTAATGGTATATGGAGAATATGTACAAAAATCTGCGGTGGAATTGACAAAATTATTGGCTTCTCATTTACCAAATCCATTAGAAAAAACATACCTAACAAACTCTGGCACAGAAGCCATTGAAGGCGCGATGAAGTTGGCAAAACGTTTCACAGGACGTTCCGAACTGATTGCCGCCAAACACGCCTATCACGGAAATACACAAGGCGCCATGAGCGTGATGGGATTTGAAGAACGCAAAAGTGCATTCCGACCTTTATTGCCCGATGTACATTTTATAGAATTCAACAACGAAGCCGATTTAGAAAAAATTACTACGAAAACTGCGGGCATTATTTTAGAAACGATTCAAGGTGGCGCAGGATTTATCACACCAAAAAACAACTATCTGGCGAAAGTTAAAAAACGTTGTGAGGAAGTTGGTGCCTTATTAATTTTAGATGAAATTCAACCTGGATTTGGACGTACAGGAAGGTTGTTCGGATTCCAAAATTACAATGTCGTACCAGATATTGTGGTGATGGGAAAAGGAATGGGCGGCGGAATGCCCGTTGGCGCGTTTACCGCTTCCGCAGAAATGATGGATTCATTGTACGATCAGCCGAAACTAGGACATATTACCACATTTGGAGGTCATCCAGTAATTGCGGCTGCCTGTTTGGCAACTTTACAAGAAATCACGGAAAGTGATTTGATGGAACAAACGCTTACAAAAGAAAAACTATTTAGAGAATTATTACAACACAAATACATAGAAGAAATTCGCGGAAAAGGACTCATGTTATCGCTTATTATGAAGAATGGTGACATCGCAAATCAAGTAGTTTTAGCATCTTTAGAAGAAGGATTGATCCTATTTTGGCTACTTTTTGAGCCAAAAGCC
- a CDS encoding OstA-like protein has product MKKLFVLLFLAQIAFSQNQQIPGKKTVIKIVYGGNLNVNEEKFPGAKIFSKTDKGQVRFEHEGMDMWCDRAVLFQDRNWVKAYGNVFIQQGDSLEMSSEYIEYDGDEKLAVSKRNVRLQNPDMTLQTDTLYFDRNAQEAYFNTKGIVKDSASTLTSIEGRYFMQRNKYQFLKDVQIDNPEYTVNSAQLDYYTDSKHAYMYGPSTIKGKEYTIFCKRGFYNTVSERGYFVKESRIDYDNRIINGDSLYFEKNTNFASATNNIKITDTINKMILKGHYGEVYKAKDSAFITKRAVAITLVETDSMYIHGDRLVVTGPAEDRIIRAYKNVKFFKTDMSGKCDSLFADNKSGITKMLRRPIMWNGDSQMTGDTIFLISNVKTEKLDSLKVINNAFIVQKDTIGENNYNQVKGQNLYGKFRDNKLYEVDVIKNTEVVYFMYNDSGEFIGINKTICSAINLTLNNNQIEDITFFTRPDGVIYPDKDLPKNARKLRGFIWRGDERMFSKDDIFDEDDNNLVLPVIRGLNNPMDPLQEEEQDSQDKASKTILKALPPDKEEKKKAMEKKKKVVAQPKATGKKAVMKEQ; this is encoded by the coding sequence ATGAAGAAATTATTCGTCTTACTTTTTTTAGCACAAATCGCGTTTTCGCAAAACCAGCAAATTCCTGGTAAAAAAACCGTTATCAAAATTGTATATGGTGGAAACTTGAACGTGAACGAAGAAAAATTTCCAGGTGCTAAAATATTTTCCAAAACTGATAAAGGACAGGTGCGTTTTGAGCATGAAGGTATGGATATGTGGTGCGATAGAGCTGTGTTGTTTCAGGATCGAAATTGGGTAAAAGCCTATGGAAATGTCTTTATTCAACAAGGCGATTCCTTAGAAATGTCGAGCGAATACATCGAATACGATGGCGATGAAAAATTAGCGGTTTCCAAACGAAATGTGCGTTTGCAAAATCCGGATATGACCTTGCAAACCGATACCTTATATTTTGACAGAAACGCACAAGAAGCCTATTTCAACACCAAAGGAATTGTAAAAGATAGCGCATCTACGCTGACAAGTATTGAAGGGCGTTATTTTATGCAGCGAAACAAATATCAGTTCTTAAAAGATGTACAAATTGACAATCCTGAATATACGGTAAATTCTGCACAACTCGATTATTACACAGACTCCAAACACGCGTATATGTATGGTCCGTCTACGATCAAAGGAAAAGAATACACGATATTTTGCAAACGCGGGTTTTACAATACGGTTTCTGAAAGAGGCTATTTTGTCAAAGAATCGCGGATTGATTATGACAACCGCATCATCAATGGAGACAGTTTGTATTTTGAAAAAAACACCAATTTCGCTTCCGCGACGAACAATATAAAAATTACGGACACCATCAATAAAATGATTTTAAAAGGTCATTATGGCGAAGTGTACAAAGCAAAAGATTCTGCTTTTATTACCAAACGCGCCGTGGCGATTACCTTGGTAGAAACTGATTCTATGTACATTCACGGAGATCGTTTGGTAGTTACGGGACCCGCAGAAGATCGCATCATTAGAGCTTATAAAAATGTAAAGTTTTTCAAAACTGATATGAGCGGAAAGTGCGATTCTTTGTTTGCAGACAACAAATCGGGAATTACCAAAATGTTGCGTCGTCCAATTATGTGGAATGGTGACAGCCAAATGACTGGCGATACTATTTTCCTCATTTCAAATGTAAAAACTGAAAAGCTAGATTCGTTAAAAGTCATCAACAACGCATTTATTGTACAAAAAGATACGATTGGCGAAAACAATTACAATCAAGTAAAAGGTCAAAATTTATACGGAAAGTTCCGAGACAACAAATTGTATGAAGTTGATGTCATCAAAAACACCGAAGTTGTATATTTTATGTACAATGACAGTGGCGAATTTATCGGAATTAACAAAACCATTTGCAGCGCGATCAATTTGACACTCAACAACAATCAAATAGAAGATATTACTTTTTTCACACGTCCCGATGGCGTGATTTATCCTGACAAAGATTTACCCAAAAATGCACGTAAACTCCGCGGTTTTATTTGGCGTGGCGACGAACGTATGTTTTCCAAAGATGATATTTTTGATGAAGACGACAACAATCTTGTGTTGCCAGTGATTCGCGGACTAAACAATCCGATGGATCCGTTGCAAGAAGAAGAACAAGATTCACAAGACAAGGCATCAAAAACCATACTTAAAGCACTTCCACCAGACAAAGAGGAAAAGAAAAAAGCAATGGAAAAGAAGAAAAAAGTGGTGGCGCAACCGAAAGCTACGGGAAAGAAAGCTGTTATGAAAGAACAATGA